From the Odocoileus virginianus isolate 20LAN1187 ecotype Illinois chromosome 21, Ovbor_1.2, whole genome shotgun sequence genome, one window contains:
- the CXXC4 gene encoding CXXC-type zinc finger protein 4 isoform X2, with amino-acid sequence MNTNVCVEPGPSPEAPGLPKESHLPEGSLNSLVDYNSEMERYRSFATSFYKTNGGAFPQAAKIARITTPIFPSSAAAAAAAARIGMSPWNCDNAATAAAATAMLWGSGGGGGGGGGGGGGGGGGGGGGGGGRKSSAAAASSSASSSAILPAGGGGGGGSGGGGGGGGGGGRTSMHHRNDSQRLGKAGCPPEPSLQMANTNFLSTLSPEHCRPLAGECMNKLKCGAAEAEIMNLPERVGTFSAIPALGGISLPPGVIVMTALHSPAAASAAVTDSAFQIANLADCPQNHSSSSSSSSGGAGGANPAKKKRKRCGVCVPCKRLINCGVCSSCRNRKTGHQICKFRKCEELKKKPGTSLERTPVPSAEAFRWFF; translated from the exons ATGAACACCAATGTCTGCGTGGAGCCCGGGCCGAGCCCGGAGGCCCCGGGCTTGCCCAAGGAAAGCCACCTGCCCGAGGGGTCCCTGAACAGCCTTGTGGATTACAACTCGGAGATGGAGCGCTACCGCTCCTTTGCCACCTCCTTCTACAAGACCAACGGGGGCGCCTTCCCGCAGGCGGCCAAGATCGCGCGCATCACCACCCCCATCTTCCCCAgcagcgccgccgccgccgcggccgccgcgcgCATCGGCATGTCCCCCTGGAACTGCGACAACGcggccaccgccgccgccgccaccgccatGCTCTGGGGcagcggcgggggcgggggcggcggcggcgggggcggcggcggcggcgggggcggtgGCGGGGGCGGTGGGGGCGGCAGGAAatcctccgccgccgccgcctcctcctccgcctcctcctcGGCGATCCTCCCCGCCGGCGGCGGCGGTggaggcggcagcggcggcggcggcggcggcggcggtggcggcggcagGACCAGCATGCACCACCGAAACGactcccagaggctggggaaagCTGGCTGCCCGCCAGAGCCATCGTTGCAAATGGCAAATACTAATTTCCTCTCCACCTTATCCCCTGAACACTGCAGACCTTTGGCGGGGGAATGCATGAACAAGCTCAAATGCGGCGCTGCTGAAGCAGAGATAATGAATCTCCCCGAGCGCGTGGGGACTTTTTCCGCTATCCCGGCTTTAGGGGGCATCTCATTACCTCCAGGGGTCATCGTCATGACAGCCCTTCACTCCCCCGCAGCAGCCTCAGCAGCCGTCACAGACAGTGCGTTTCAAATTGCCAACCTGGCAGACTGCCCGCAGAaccattcctcctcctcctcgtcctcctcagGGGGAGCTGGCGGAGCCAACCCGGccaagaagaagaggaaaaggtgtGGGGTCTGCGTGCCCTGCAAGAGGCTCATCAACTGTGGCGTCTGCAGCAGTTGCAGGAACCGCAAAACGGGACACCAGATCTGCAAATTTAGGAAATGTGAAGAGCTAAAGAAAAAACCTGGCACTTCGCTAGAG AGAACACCTGTTCCCAGCGCTGAAGCATTCCGATGGTTCTTTTAA
- the CXXC4 gene encoding CXXC-type zinc finger protein 4 isoform X1, whose amino-acid sequence MNTNVCVEPGPSPEAPGLPKESHLPEGSLNSLVDYNSEMERYRSFATSFYKTNGGAFPQAAKIARITTPIFPSSAAAAAAAARIGMSPWNCDNAATAAAATAMLWGSGGGGGGGGGGGGGGGGGGGGGGGGRKSSAAAASSSASSSAILPAGGGGGGGSGGGGGGGGGGGRTSMHHRNDSQRLGKAGCPPEPSLQMANTNFLSTLSPEHCRPLAGECMNKLKCGAAEAEIMNLPERVGTFSAIPALGGISLPPGVIVMTALHSPAAASAAVTDSAFQIANLADCPQNHSSSSSSSSGGAGGANPAKKKRKRCGVCVPCKRLINCGVCSSCRNRKTGHQICKFRKCEELKKKPGTSLELVFFEKGEIVEKTEHHLQFF is encoded by the exons ATGAACACCAATGTCTGCGTGGAGCCCGGGCCGAGCCCGGAGGCCCCGGGCTTGCCCAAGGAAAGCCACCTGCCCGAGGGGTCCCTGAACAGCCTTGTGGATTACAACTCGGAGATGGAGCGCTACCGCTCCTTTGCCACCTCCTTCTACAAGACCAACGGGGGCGCCTTCCCGCAGGCGGCCAAGATCGCGCGCATCACCACCCCCATCTTCCCCAgcagcgccgccgccgccgcggccgccgcgcgCATCGGCATGTCCCCCTGGAACTGCGACAACGcggccaccgccgccgccgccaccgccatGCTCTGGGGcagcggcgggggcgggggcggcggcggcgggggcggcggcggcggcgggggcggtgGCGGGGGCGGTGGGGGCGGCAGGAAatcctccgccgccgccgcctcctcctccgcctcctcctcGGCGATCCTCCCCGCCGGCGGCGGCGGTggaggcggcagcggcggcggcggcggcggcggcggtggcggcggcagGACCAGCATGCACCACCGAAACGactcccagaggctggggaaagCTGGCTGCCCGCCAGAGCCATCGTTGCAAATGGCAAATACTAATTTCCTCTCCACCTTATCCCCTGAACACTGCAGACCTTTGGCGGGGGAATGCATGAACAAGCTCAAATGCGGCGCTGCTGAAGCAGAGATAATGAATCTCCCCGAGCGCGTGGGGACTTTTTCCGCTATCCCGGCTTTAGGGGGCATCTCATTACCTCCAGGGGTCATCGTCATGACAGCCCTTCACTCCCCCGCAGCAGCCTCAGCAGCCGTCACAGACAGTGCGTTTCAAATTGCCAACCTGGCAGACTGCCCGCAGAaccattcctcctcctcctcgtcctcctcagGGGGAGCTGGCGGAGCCAACCCGGccaagaagaagaggaaaaggtgtGGGGTCTGCGTGCCCTGCAAGAGGCTCATCAACTGTGGCGTCTGCAGCAGTTGCAGGAACCGCAAAACGGGACACCAGATCTGCAAATTTAGGAAATGTGAAGAGCTAAAGAAAAAACCTGGCACTTCGCTAGAG TTGGTATTTTTTGAGAAAGGGGAAATAGTAGAGAAAACTGAACACCACTTGcagtttttttaa